A portion of the Luxibacter massiliensis genome contains these proteins:
- a CDS encoding SDR family oxidoreductase, with protein sequence MAKTIKELFGLAGKTAVITGGAGLLGYKHAEALMEFGANCVLVDICHEKAEKAAAELSEKFAGNALGVCTDITSKEEVERLKNKVVKHFGNINILINNAANNPKFEEIEKKEDLSKRFETFPLQNWMDDISVGLTGAFLCTQIFGTYFAEQNEGVILNISSDLGVIAPDQRIYRQEGISDWEQPTKPVTYSVIKTGLIGLTRYIATYWADKGIRCNALVPGGVYTGQNEVFLKKLTNLIPMGRMAEPDEYKAAVLFLCSDASKYMTGASLTMEGGRTCW encoded by the coding sequence ATGGCAAAAACTATAAAAGAACTTTTCGGTTTAGCTGGTAAAACAGCTGTGATTACAGGCGGTGCAGGCCTTTTAGGATACAAACATGCTGAAGCATTGATGGAGTTTGGAGCAAACTGTGTACTAGTTGATATATGTCACGAAAAAGCTGAAAAGGCGGCGGCGGAATTGTCGGAGAAGTTTGCGGGAAATGCTCTTGGAGTCTGTACTGATATTACTTCCAAAGAAGAAGTAGAAAGACTTAAGAATAAAGTGGTAAAACATTTTGGCAATATAAACATTTTGATAAATAACGCTGCAAATAATCCTAAATTTGAAGAAATTGAGAAAAAAGAGGATCTTTCAAAGCGCTTTGAGACCTTTCCTTTACAAAATTGGATGGATGATATCTCTGTGGGTTTAACAGGAGCTTTTTTATGTACCCAGATATTCGGCACTTATTTTGCTGAGCAAAATGAGGGTGTAATATTAAACATCTCTTCTGATTTGGGAGTAATCGCACCAGATCAAAGAATATACAGACAAGAGGGTATCTCCGACTGGGAACAGCCAACTAAGCCAGTCACCTATTCTGTAATAAAAACCGGACTGATAGGACTGACTCGTTATATAGCTACTTACTGGGCAGATAAAGGCATTCGTTGTAACGCGCTTGTTCCAGGCGGTGTGTATACAGGACAAAACGAAGTGTTTCTTAAAAAACTTACTAATCTAATACCTATGGGAAGGATGGCTGAACCTGATGAATATAAAGCTGCTGTTCTATTCCTTTGTTCTGATGCCTCGAAATATATGACTGGCGCTTCTCTTACGATGGAAGGCGGACGGACATGCTGGTAA
- a CDS encoding DegT/DnrJ/EryC1/StrS family aminotransferase, whose translation MKYSEKKLAFAGPLLSPKEVAIVAQAACDGWYETFDKYMNGFTEEAKKYFGVKYAIGTHCCTQALHLACLSLGLKEGDEVIVQDHSWVATAYAITYTGAKCVFVDIDPQTLCISPEAIENAITPATKAIMLVHNFGVPADMDEIMAIAKKYNLKVIEDAAPALGSEYKGKKCGSIGDIGCVSFQGGKIAVASEGGLFLTNDEYLYERAVHISSMGRNDSIAAFWSDEIGYQYTIGSLPAAIATVQIQRANELVANKRRIYQQYVERLADHPLIDHMIKEKPDTFANYTYPSLFLKDEVKISTPEIIAKLKECNIHGRTGFPPMSEFPVYKADKRYNNEVANRFFEKGIVLPAAHNITEDDIQLICDNFVELIES comes from the coding sequence ATGAAATATTCAGAAAAAAAACTTGCCTTTGCAGGACCCTTGCTTTCCCCGAAAGAGGTTGCAATAGTCGCCCAAGCCGCATGTGATGGGTGGTATGAAACTTTTGATAAGTACATGAATGGTTTTACAGAAGAAGCGAAAAAGTATTTTGGTGTTAAATATGCAATTGGAACACACTGCTGTACTCAGGCTTTGCATTTGGCCTGCCTATCACTGGGACTTAAGGAAGGTGACGAAGTAATTGTACAAGATCACAGCTGGGTTGCTACAGCCTATGCTATTACTTACACTGGAGCTAAATGTGTATTTGTTGATATTGATCCTCAGACACTGTGCATAAGTCCGGAGGCAATTGAAAATGCTATTACTCCGGCAACAAAGGCAATTATGCTAGTGCACAATTTTGGCGTACCAGCAGATATGGATGAGATCATGGCAATTGCAAAAAAATACAATTTGAAGGTAATTGAAGATGCCGCCCCTGCTCTTGGTTCAGAATATAAAGGTAAAAAGTGCGGTTCCATTGGTGATATTGGATGTGTTAGTTTTCAAGGTGGAAAAATAGCTGTGGCAAGTGAAGGGGGATTATTCCTTACAAATGACGAATATCTATATGAACGCGCGGTTCATATCTCTTCTATGGGTAGAAATGATAGCATAGCGGCATTTTGGTCTGATGAAATAGGCTATCAGTATACAATAGGGAGTCTTCCTGCTGCTATTGCAACAGTACAGATACAGCGTGCAAATGAATTGGTTGCCAATAAACGCAGGATATACCAGCAATATGTGGAGAGACTGGCCGATCATCCATTAATTGACCATATGATAAAAGAAAAGCCAGATACATTTGCAAATTATACCTATCCCTCTTTATTTTTAAAGGATGAGGTAAAAATATCTACTCCTGAAATAATTGCAAAATTAAAGGAGTGTAATATACATGGACGTACAGGTTTCCCACCAATGAGTGAATTTCCTGTATATAAAGCCGATAAAAGATATAATAATGAAGTCGCTAATCGATTTTTTGAAAAAGGTATTGTATTGCCTGCGGCCCATAATATTACAGAAGATGACATACAGCTTATATGTGATAATTTTGTAGAACTAATCGAAAGTTAA
- a CDS encoding Gfo/Idh/MocA family protein encodes MKVLFIGLGSAGQRHLRNIKRLLGNEAVISAYRVRSFERVFDDNLKILPEKTLAETYNIQEFYDLSDALSQKPDVTIISNPNSMHIQCALEAARAGSDLFIEKPLSVNLEGVEELKRVVSKNKLKAYVGFQNRFHPAVQKVKQILDEKKLGNLISVHCEIGELLTKMHTYEDYRSMNESQRSTGGGVVLCQIHELDYLYWMFGMPKELVAFGGKNSHLEIDVEDHAVTLCKYKQNTYEFPVIIQQDFLQTPPVRTCKIAGEYGKAELDLLKNECKISMINGDIEHHIYSEFTRNDMFLKEMEAFLNCVKTRESEFVGIEDGCASLKVALAIKESMAAGTLIQF; translated from the coding sequence ATGAAAGTTTTATTCATCGGTTTAGGAAGTGCCGGACAGAGACATCTGCGAAATATTAAACGATTGTTGGGAAATGAAGCAGTAATTTCAGCATATAGAGTGAGAAGTTTTGAAAGAGTATTTGATGATAACTTAAAAATACTGCCTGAAAAGACACTGGCAGAAACATATAATATACAGGAGTTTTATGATCTAAGTGATGCGCTTTCACAAAAACCAGATGTTACCATTATATCCAATCCTAACAGCATGCACATACAATGTGCCTTAGAGGCGGCCCGGGCAGGCAGTGATTTATTTATAGAAAAGCCTCTTTCTGTTAATTTAGAAGGCGTGGAGGAACTAAAAAGGGTTGTCAGCAAAAATAAGCTTAAAGCCTACGTAGGCTTCCAAAACAGATTTCACCCTGCTGTTCAAAAGGTCAAACAAATATTAGATGAAAAAAAACTTGGGAATTTAATATCCGTCCACTGTGAAATTGGTGAATTACTTACTAAAATGCATACTTATGAAGACTATCGGAGCATGAATGAATCTCAGCGTTCAACTGGAGGCGGCGTAGTTTTATGTCAAATACATGAGCTGGACTATTTATATTGGATGTTTGGTATGCCAAAAGAACTGGTGGCATTCGGAGGAAAAAACAGCCATCTAGAAATAGATGTGGAAGATCATGCGGTTACCTTATGCAAATATAAGCAAAATACGTATGAATTTCCAGTAATTATACAACAGGATTTTTTACAGACACCTCCTGTCCGTACATGTAAGATTGCAGGGGAGTATGGAAAAGCTGAATTAGATCTGCTTAAAAATGAATGCAAAATTTCGATGATAAATGGGGATATTGAGCATCATATTTATTCTGAATTCACTCGTAATGATATGTTTCTTAAAGAAATGGAAGCATTTTTAAACTGTGTAAAAACAAGGGAGAGTGAGTTTGTAGGAATCGAAGACGGGTGTGCCAGCCTTAAAGTCGCATTAGCTATAAAAGAATCTATGGCTGCAGGAACACTCATACAATTTTAA
- a CDS encoding thiamine pyrophosphate-binding protein — MKKKLSDFIWEYIADLGVKHVFMFPGGGAMHLVDSIGHTENLAYITLLHEQACSFAAETYARISDNIGAALVTTGPGGTNAVTGCAAAWLESTPVIFISGQAKTADLKGTSGVRQKGNQEIGIVDIVASITKYAVTVLDPDEIKYHLDKALYLAKEGRPGPVWLDIPLDVQASMLETESLKSYRPNESTDNPKELEMQLAEVASMLKMAKRPVMIAGQGIERGKGRQIFKELVEYLNIPVLTSWIAVELLPFVHPCNMGKPGMVAARYSNYTMQNADFILAVGTRLDPAMIGYNPKDFAPKAKKVIIDIDPAELNKFEFDVDLKIQSDAALFIHKLLNMLKQDSVRLQAEEWMHICQEWKRKYPLLLPEYDQETEYVNPYIFVNALSEMAGETDVLIPGSSGAGIDVFWLCLKNKSKQRMLATGSLGSMGYGLPAAIGACLASGQRTICIEGDGSIQLNIQEFASIKGMNLPIKIFILDNSGYLSIMNMQRAHFEGRYVGSNTDSHLYLPDILKVAEGYGIPIFEIRNHKNIQSHIERVLNEDGPALCRVCMADDIVIQPKVVSRVSETGSMESGGLIDLWPFLPEEELKKNIL, encoded by the coding sequence ATGAAAAAAAAGTTATCTGATTTTATATGGGAATATATCGCAGATCTTGGCGTTAAACACGTTTTTATGTTTCCTGGCGGAGGCGCCATGCACTTGGTAGATTCCATTGGGCATACAGAAAATCTTGCATATATAACCCTTCTCCATGAACAGGCATGTTCCTTTGCGGCGGAAACATATGCCAGAATATCTGATAATATTGGAGCCGCCTTAGTTACAACCGGTCCTGGAGGAACAAATGCTGTTACAGGATGTGCGGCGGCATGGTTGGAAAGCACTCCTGTGATATTCATATCAGGACAGGCAAAAACTGCTGATCTAAAAGGAACCAGCGGAGTCCGTCAGAAAGGGAACCAGGAAATAGGAATTGTAGATATTGTCGCTTCGATCACAAAATATGCTGTTACCGTTCTGGATCCAGATGAAATTAAATACCATCTTGATAAGGCGCTATATTTAGCGAAAGAAGGACGGCCGGGACCAGTTTGGCTGGACATTCCTCTTGACGTTCAGGCGTCTATGCTTGAAACTGAGAGTTTAAAAAGCTATAGGCCAAATGAGAGCACAGATAATCCAAAGGAATTGGAAATGCAGCTTGCGGAAGTAGCTTCTATGTTAAAAATGGCAAAAAGGCCTGTTATGATAGCAGGACAAGGGATTGAACGTGGAAAGGGCCGACAAATATTTAAAGAGTTAGTTGAATATTTGAACATTCCAGTTCTTACTAGCTGGATAGCTGTTGAATTGTTACCCTTTGTTCATCCATGTAATATGGGAAAGCCAGGCATGGTTGCCGCTAGATATTCAAATTATACTATGCAAAACGCAGACTTCATATTAGCTGTAGGGACGCGTCTTGATCCAGCTATGATAGGTTATAATCCTAAAGACTTTGCGCCAAAAGCAAAAAAAGTTATTATTGATATCGATCCAGCGGAATTAAACAAATTCGAATTTGATGTGGATTTAAAAATTCAGTCTGACGCGGCTCTTTTTATTCATAAACTTCTCAATATGTTAAAACAAGATTCCGTTCGTCTTCAGGCGGAAGAATGGATGCATATTTGTCAGGAATGGAAAAGAAAATATCCTCTGCTTTTACCTGAATATGATCAGGAAACAGAATATGTGAATCCATATATTTTTGTAAACGCATTATCAGAGATGGCTGGGGAGACTGATGTATTAATTCCTGGTAGTTCAGGCGCTGGAATAGATGTATTTTGGCTTTGTTTAAAAAATAAATCTAAACAAAGGATGTTAGCAACAGGTTCTCTAGGGTCAATGGGATATGGCCTTCCTGCTGCAATTGGGGCATGTCTGGCATCCGGCCAAAGAACAATCTGCATAGAGGGTGATGGGAGTATTCAGTTGAATATTCAGGAATTTGCAAGCATTAAAGGTATGAATCTTCCTATTAAAATTTTTATCCTTGATAATAGCGGTTATCTTTCTATTATGAACATGCAGAGAGCTCACTTTGAAGGACGTTATGTCGGATCCAATACAGATAGTCATTTATATCTGCCCGATATTTTAAAAGTAGCAGAGGGGTATGGTATTCCAATTTTTGAAATACGTAATCATAAAAATATTCAAAGCCATATAGAGAGAGTATTAAATGAGGACGGTCCGGCTCTTTGTCGGGTGTGTATGGCAGACGATATAGTAATCCAGCCAAAGGTAGTGTCAAGGGTAAGCGAAACTGGATCCATGGAATCTGGAGGACTAATAGATTTATGGCCTTTTCTGCCAGAAGAGGAACTGAAAAAAAATATTCTTTAG
- a CDS encoding type II toxin-antitoxin system RelB/DinJ family antitoxin — translation MSRTTTNISIRMDSDLKAQADALFAELGMNLSTAFNVFVRQSIREGGIPFEIRMEQPNKETIAAMLEAERIAKDTSVKGYTDLDELFADLKK, via the coding sequence ATGTCCAGAACCACAACTAACATTAGTATTCGTATGGATTCAGATTTAAAAGCTCAGGCAGATGCTTTGTTTGCGGAACTTGGAATGAATTTGTCAACAGCATTTAATGTTTTTGTCCGGCAGTCCATCAGGGAAGGCGGCATTCCTTTTGAAATTAGAATGGAACAGCCTAACAAAGAAACGATTGCCGCTATGTTGGAGGCAGAGAGGATTGCGAAAGATACATCCGTCAAAGGCTACACCGATCTTGACGAGTTGTTCGCAGATTTGAAGAAATGA
- a CDS encoding GNAT family N-acetyltransferase: protein MLYKNFIKNTFDHYKCKEKFDILHLLPVYNSEEKLIAYLRPITADYRDTIKDCAELMGRWRAENPSISASTFEITTERTEKWLDNLIIGRDDRLLFMIQTLDGRYLGHVGYSNFRYEEKTAEIDSILRGIKDEYPGIMTFALRTLLWWGKEVAQLEHIELTTGPDNFKAQELYKRCGFIIKKKKAMIKVIKDDEVRWDDAPDPDMPNAEAYSLVMEYKGEIFNE, encoded by the coding sequence ATGTTATACAAAAATTTTATTAAAAACACATTCGATCATTATAAATGTAAGGAAAAATTCGATATCCTTCATCTTCTCCCCGTTTATAACAGTGAAGAAAAACTTATTGCTTATCTGCGTCCAATAACAGCTGATTATAGAGACACAATCAAAGATTGTGCAGAACTGATGGGGCGTTGGCGAGCTGAGAATCCCTCTATATCTGCTAGTACATTTGAAATAACTACTGAGCGGACGGAAAAATGGCTTGATAACTTAATTATTGGTAGGGATGATCGTTTGCTCTTTATGATTCAGACTTTGGACGGCAGATATCTTGGTCATGTAGGCTATTCTAATTTTAGGTATGAAGAAAAAACTGCTGAGATAGATTCCATTTTGAGGGGAATAAAGGATGAATATCCTGGTATTATGACGTTTGCTTTACGCACATTATTATGGTGGGGAAAAGAAGTTGCTCAACTGGAGCATATTGAACTTACAACTGGCCCTGATAATTTTAAAGCACAAGAGTTATACAAACGTTGTGGATTTATTATCAAAAAAAAGAAGGCCATGATTAAGGTTATAAAAGACGATGAAGTAAGATGGGATGACGCGCCAGATCCAGATATGCCGAATGCTGAAGCCTATTCCTTAGTAATGGAATATAAAGGAGAAATTTTTAATGAATAA
- a CDS encoding polysaccharide pyruvyl transferase family protein, with protein MKFGRLNFDKFIYDAYVAENSERVTINVGDAMQMLSINRLFKEMCIPEEQIIDISLHELETYQGEYLILPINWLVSNNTTGHNKLFNVSNDIIPIYLGISISDLNLAPRHLENLKKNEPIGCRDERTLKYLRKNGITSYLSGCMATLYTDELTNAISSEKHIFFVDVPKSIKSFIPQQIIPKIRFFSQELYASLTEIPNGYSPSAWVHSILREYKEHASLIVTSRFHGAVIGLALDIPVIITLENYTYRFSWLKKLLPFYTPDTFNKIDWNPKCQNFQELKQTMMKVAIKRISDSYEKYADIYKLSNFLETRQSEEENATNQTLYYESAIKFIKNNWDPNIPIDYAFWGINVNTEYIYNYIGKNYPMAKLTAVYDMFRTIDYHGILSIPPDEINQKTVPFIFVTSYIASMYATTFFNKNNISKEKYFLCEREFLCENDILKLEDSK; from the coding sequence ATGAAGTTTGGAAGATTAAATTTTGATAAATTCATTTATGATGCGTATGTGGCGGAAAATTCTGAGAGAGTCACAATTAATGTGGGAGATGCAATGCAGATGCTTTCTATAAATAGGTTATTTAAAGAAATGTGTATACCTGAAGAACAAATAATAGATATAAGTCTGCATGAATTGGAAACTTACCAAGGTGAATATCTTATTCTGCCAATAAATTGGTTAGTTAGCAATAATACGACAGGCCATAATAAATTATTTAATGTCTCAAATGATATAATTCCTATATATTTAGGGATTTCGATTTCTGATCTTAATCTCGCCCCTAGGCATTTAGAGAATCTTAAAAAAAATGAACCTATTGGATGCAGAGATGAGCGCACCTTAAAATATTTGCGTAAAAATGGTATTACAAGCTACTTAAGCGGTTGTATGGCCACACTTTATACTGATGAATTAACTAATGCAATTTCTTCCGAAAAACATATTTTTTTTGTGGATGTTCCTAAAAGTATTAAATCCTTTATACCTCAACAAATAATTCCCAAAATACGTTTTTTTTCACAAGAATTATACGCTTCCTTAACAGAAATTCCAAATGGATATTCACCTAGTGCATGGGTGCATTCGATCTTAAGGGAATATAAAGAACATGCGTCTCTCATTGTTACATCACGTTTTCATGGTGCAGTAATAGGACTCGCATTAGATATTCCTGTTATTATAACTTTAGAAAATTACACTTATAGATTTAGTTGGCTGAAAAAGTTGCTTCCTTTTTACACACCTGATACTTTTAATAAAATTGACTGGAATCCAAAATGTCAAAATTTCCAAGAACTAAAGCAAACTATGATGAAAGTAGCAATTAAACGTATTAGTGATTCTTATGAAAAATATGCAGATATATATAAATTAAGTAACTTTTTAGAAACTCGTCAATCAGAAGAAGAAAATGCTACTAATCAAACTCTTTATTATGAGTCTGCTATTAAATTTATTAAAAATAACTGGGATCCTAATATACCAATCGATTATGCATTTTGGGGAATCAATGTTAATACTGAATATATATATAATTATATAGGAAAAAATTATCCCATGGCAAAGTTAACTGCAGTCTATGACATGTTCAGAACTATTGATTATCATGGTATATTGTCTATTCCTCCAGATGAAATCAATCAGAAAACGGTTCCTTTTATTTTTGTTACTTCATATATTGCATCGATGTATGCAACAACATTTTTTAATAAAAATAATATTTCAAAAGAAAAATATTTTTTATGTGAGAGAGAATTTTTATGTGAAAATGATATTTTAAAATTGGAGGATTCTAAATGA
- a CDS encoding site-specific integrase gives MEQMMFEEWAEEWLDYKKNYVKESTYANYLIAMVNHIVPAFQGMEMNEITTNVIQNAVLAWSKTGCLNKTGGLSLKTIKDMTIIVKMCIKDYEERYDSDLKIRTIEYPAIKKSEGKAVLSKKQQEYMLNVIKRNLEYETLGYAVSLYTGIRIGELCALQWGDIDIDNRLIRINKTLQRIYLKSDSTKGKTKVTITSPKSDKAVRDIPISQTLYSLFKKLTFKNKKVYLLTGDRNYIEPRLYRKHYEKFLREHNIEQIRFHGLRHTFATRCIESGADYKIVSELLGHSSVNLTLNLYVHPHMEDKRRCVELI, from the coding sequence ATGGAACAAATGATGTTTGAAGAGTGGGCAGAAGAATGGCTGGATTACAAAAAGAACTACGTGAAAGAATCGACCTATGCAAATTATCTTATTGCAATGGTGAACCACATAGTTCCTGCGTTCCAGGGTATGGAAATGAATGAAATAACAACAAATGTAATACAAAATGCAGTATTGGCATGGTCTAAAACGGGATGCCTGAATAAAACCGGGGGACTTTCCTTAAAGACTATTAAAGATATGACAATCATAGTAAAAATGTGTATTAAAGATTATGAAGAACGATATGACTCTGACTTAAAAATCAGGACTATAGAATATCCAGCGATTAAAAAAAGTGAGGGCAAAGCAGTTTTATCCAAAAAGCAGCAGGAATATATGCTCAATGTGATAAAAAGAAATTTAGAATATGAGACATTGGGTTATGCAGTTTCATTATATACAGGTATAAGAATAGGAGAATTATGTGCTTTGCAATGGGGAGATATCGATATAGATAACCGGCTTATTAGAATTAATAAAACGTTGCAGAGGATCTATCTGAAATCGGATTCCACAAAGGGTAAGACAAAGGTTACTATTACATCACCAAAATCCGATAAGGCTGTCAGGGATATTCCTATTTCTCAAACCCTATATAGTCTGTTTAAGAAATTAACCTTTAAAAATAAAAAGGTGTATTTACTGACAGGAGATAGAAACTATATAGAACCCAGATTATATAGAAAGCATTATGAGAAATTTTTACGGGAGCATAATATAGAACAAATCCGTTTTCACGGCCTGCGCCATACTTTTGCAACCAGATGTATAGAGTCTGGCGCGGATTATAAGATAGTAAGTGAATTGTTGGGCCATTCTTCTGTAAATCTGACATTAAACTTATACGTACATCCACATATGGAGGATAAAAGAAGATGTGTGGAATTAATTTAG
- a CDS encoding pyridoxal phosphate-dependent aminotransferase codes for MNNLRLQNLMQSEIRNMSIECDKVDGINLSQGICDLPLTNEITEGVTEALKLGINQYTRYDGIKIIRDAIAYKAKCFNNIQADPEKNITVTCGATGALYSACLALLNPGDEVLLFQPFYGYHEYTLQAADIVPIYVNLSPPSWEFNLDELEKAVTKKTRGIIINTPANPCGKVFSMDELIRLGEFCIRHNLLIFTDEIYEYITYDSHTHISPGSIDMLKDRVITISGYSKTFSITGWRIGYSIAPKEYAELIGIASDLVYVCAPAPLQYAVGKAISELTDTFYLDLKAKFIEKRNIICSILDQCGLFPYVPQGAYYVLADISKLEGKNSKEKCMWLLEKTGIAVVPGESFYRGKGGENLARFCFAKEDDVLKEAAKRLKTLFK; via the coding sequence ATGAATAATCTGAGATTACAAAATTTGATGCAGTCAGAAATAAGAAATATGTCTATAGAATGTGACAAAGTAGATGGTATTAATTTATCACAGGGGATTTGTGACCTTCCTTTAACTAATGAAATAACGGAAGGAGTAACTGAAGCATTAAAATTGGGAATAAATCAATATACCCGGTATGACGGAATTAAAATAATCAGAGATGCAATCGCGTATAAGGCAAAGTGTTTTAACAATATCCAGGCTGACCCTGAGAAGAATATAACTGTTACATGTGGTGCTACAGGTGCTTTATATAGTGCCTGTCTTGCCCTGCTTAATCCTGGAGATGAGGTGCTGCTGTTCCAGCCATTTTATGGATATCATGAATACACCTTGCAGGCCGCGGATATTGTCCCAATTTACGTGAATCTTTCACCGCCATCATGGGAATTTAATTTAGATGAATTAGAGAAAGCAGTAACGAAAAAAACCAGAGGCATCATAATAAACACACCTGCAAACCCATGTGGAAAAGTGTTTTCAATGGATGAATTAATACGGCTGGGAGAATTTTGTATCAGGCATAATCTTTTGATTTTTACTGATGAAATATATGAATATATTACGTATGACTCCCATACTCATATTAGTCCCGGATCTATTGATATGCTTAAAGACAGGGTTATTACAATTTCTGGTTATTCAAAAACTTTCAGTATTACCGGTTGGCGCATAGGCTATAGTATTGCTCCAAAAGAGTATGCAGAGCTAATTGGAATAGCAAGTGATTTAGTTTATGTATGCGCGCCTGCACCACTTCAATATGCTGTAGGTAAAGCAATCAGTGAATTGACGGATACCTTTTATCTTGATTTAAAAGCTAAATTTATTGAAAAAAGAAATATTATTTGCAGTATATTAGATCAGTGTGGACTTTTTCCATATGTTCCTCAGGGAGCGTATTATGTTTTAGCTGATATCAGTAAATTAGAAGGAAAAAATAGCAAAGAGAAATGTATGTGGTTGTTAGAAAAGACTGGCATCGCTGTAGTTCCAGGCGAATCATTTTACCGTGGGAAAGGCGGTGAAAATTTGGCTAGATTTTGTTTTGCCAAAGAGGATGATGTTTTAAAAGAAGCAGCTAAAAGGCTGAAAACCTTATTTAAATAA
- a CDS encoding glycosyltransferase family 2 protein: MKKTICISIPCYNEVENVVPLCETIIKIFKENLEQYDYIIQLIDNKSTDGTRDKIQYLCSKYKQIRAIFNVKNFPRGSAFHGLMMADGDCTIFMPCDFQGPPELIPEFVKKWEQGYKIVCGIKKAAQECHVMFGIRKIYYKLIKLCAKLENIEYIEQFTGFGLYDKEFMDFIRKLGDPMPFMRSIVAEYGYKICYVDFVQPKRKKGRSKINFYDLYDSAMRSFTMNTKVGVRLSVFVGILFSTVSFITIILSSILALRQNKKVKDSNVILGSELFFVSGIILTFLGIMGEYILAINTRVMKHPFVIEERRINFDKNQSK, from the coding sequence ATGAAAAAGACTATCTGCATAAGCATCCCCTGCTACAATGAAGTGGAAAACGTTGTCCCTTTATGTGAAACAATTATAAAAATCTTCAAGGAAAACCTGGAACAATATGACTATATTATTCAATTAATAGATAATAAGTCTACAGATGGAACCCGTGATAAAATACAATATTTGTGTTCAAAGTATAAACAAATACGGGCAATATTTAATGTTAAAAATTTTCCAAGAGGTTCCGCTTTCCATGGATTAATGATGGCAGATGGTGATTGTACTATTTTTATGCCTTGTGATTTTCAGGGGCCTCCAGAATTGATTCCAGAATTTGTGAAAAAATGGGAGCAAGGGTACAAAATTGTATGTGGAATCAAAAAGGCAGCACAAGAATGTCACGTAATGTTTGGTATTAGAAAAATATATTATAAGTTAATCAAATTATGTGCCAAATTAGAAAATATTGAATACATTGAACAGTTTACTGGATTCGGCTTATATGATAAAGAATTTATGGACTTTATCAGAAAGTTGGGGGATCCTATGCCTTTTATGCGTTCTATCGTGGCCGAATATGGATATAAAATATGTTATGTGGACTTTGTACAACCCAAACGTAAAAAAGGAAGATCTAAAATCAATTTTTATGATTTATACGACTCCGCTATGCGGAGTTTTACGATGAATACCAAAGTAGGGGTGAGATTATCTGTTTTTGTGGGAATTCTATTTAGTACAGTTAGCTTTATTACAATTATATTGTCTTCAATTTTAGCTTTAAGACAAAATAAAAAAGTAAAAGATTCAAATGTTATTTTAGGTTCAGAATTATTTTTTGTGAGCGGCATCATCTTAACATTTTTGGGAATAATGGGAGAATATATTTTAGCTATTAATACTCGTGTTATGAAACATCCGTTTGTTATAGAAGAAAGACGAATAAATTTTGATAAAAATCAGTCTAAATAA
- a CDS encoding type II toxin-antitoxin system YafQ family toxin, which yields MRKTKYTVKTTTQFKKDYKLAMKRGLKTTLLEDVISSLAMGEPLPEKHRDHALSGNWTGHRECHILPDWLLIYRIEQDVLVLTLARTGTHSDLFSK from the coding sequence ATGAGAAAAACAAAATATACTGTTAAAACCACAACACAATTCAAAAAAGATTATAAGTTGGCAATGAAGCGCGGATTGAAAACAACTCTGCTTGAGGATGTGATTTCTTCCCTGGCAATGGGTGAGCCGCTTCCTGAGAAGCATAGGGACCATGCTTTGTCCGGGAACTGGACGGGGCACCGGGAATGTCATATTCTCCCTGACTGGCTGCTAATTTACCGCATCGAACAAGATGTCCTTGTCCTGACTTTGGCACGCACTGGCACCCACAGTGATTTATTTAGTAAATAA